One segment of Aquimarina sp. BL5 DNA contains the following:
- a CDS encoding RadC family protein translates to MIKKKNTVAQISKRAKQIRKKGEKWTNAIKRASKELKSKKNTLGTTSKTPSYTISGLGGLKESTNATPIPEINITFSRKRKVNGKIGSAKDVATTVSKFYTKNTIEVREQFFVLYLDNSNKVLGYHTHSVGGIKGSVVDIRILFSVALKSLATSIIIAHNHPSGTLKPSTSDIRINSKIKQAGELLDIQLLDHIILTKESFYSFAEEGKL, encoded by the coding sequence ATGATCAAGAAAAAAAATACAGTTGCTCAAATTAGCAAAAGAGCCAAACAAATCCGAAAGAAAGGAGAGAAATGGACCAATGCGATCAAAAGAGCTTCTAAAGAATTAAAATCCAAGAAGAATACTCTTGGAACAACTTCAAAAACTCCTTCTTATACCATCAGCGGATTAGGTGGCTTAAAAGAATCTACTAACGCTACTCCAATTCCAGAGATTAATATCACGTTTTCGAGAAAAAGAAAGGTTAACGGGAAAATAGGCTCAGCAAAGGATGTAGCTACGACGGTATCCAAATTTTATACAAAGAATACTATAGAAGTTAGAGAACAGTTCTTTGTGTTGTATTTAGATAATAGTAATAAAGTTCTGGGATATCATACACATTCTGTTGGTGGCATCAAAGGAAGTGTTGTAGATATACGAATTCTCTTCTCCGTTGCACTAAAAAGTTTGGCGACAAGTATCATAATCGCGCACAATCATCCATCTGGAACCTTAAAACCAAGTACTTCAGATATTCGAATAAACTCTAAAATTAAACAAGCAGGGGAATTACTAGATATTCAGTTATTAGATCACATCATTCTTACCAAAGAGAGCTTTTACTCATTTGCAGAAGAAGGGAAATTATGA
- a CDS encoding exodeoxyribonuclease VII large subunit — MNNQYSVGTLMDIYSQSLSSSLDAQLINIEGFYFDQEGKLYGKVYYDRLTDKNKRNQLTIQVPQEIKSKLVSKRFYQFQGYINKAQSIDNDSRLKVYFRVTKVLKLEKDVQLIDKVEYDIIRERYDREFPSIEDLLINTIERKDKPRIDIIMGENSTSKDDYSNALYDKDYYEICHHKCSLSSQTAMLNFMNSYDFSETDLLVFVRGGGNGLEVFNELELCKKAIELPVPFITGIGHDSDVTLLQRVSDKSFSTPTAVGVFFQSTIDIHKKRQNALRDKDQKMEYAEQQHQKDQNLLRDQINSQQKQLRNSWIILVLLVLIIAGLLYILF, encoded by the coding sequence ATGAATAATCAGTATTCTGTAGGCACTTTGATGGATATTTATTCTCAAAGCTTATCTTCATCTCTTGATGCTCAGTTGATAAATATAGAGGGCTTTTATTTTGATCAGGAAGGAAAATTGTATGGTAAGGTTTATTACGACCGTTTGACAGATAAGAACAAAAGAAATCAGCTTACCATCCAAGTCCCTCAAGAAATCAAATCAAAGCTTGTTTCAAAACGTTTCTATCAATTTCAGGGATATATAAATAAAGCGCAATCAATAGATAATGATTCGAGGCTTAAGGTATATTTCAGAGTTACCAAAGTGCTAAAGCTTGAAAAAGATGTTCAATTAATTGATAAAGTAGAATACGATATCATCCGGGAACGTTATGACCGTGAATTTCCAAGTATAGAAGACTTATTAATAAATACTATTGAAAGAAAAGATAAGCCTAGGATCGATATTATAATGGGTGAGAATTCGACATCCAAGGATGATTATTCGAATGCTCTATATGACAAAGATTATTATGAGATTTGTCACCATAAATGTAGCCTTTCTTCTCAAACAGCGATGCTGAACTTTATGAACTCTTATGATTTTTCAGAGACGGACTTATTGGTATTTGTACGAGGAGGCGGAAATGGATTGGAGGTTTTCAATGAATTGGAACTTTGTAAAAAAGCAATTGAACTTCCGGTTCCTTTTATTACCGGTATTGGTCACGATAGTGATGTGACATTATTGCAAAGGGTATCTGATAAATCATTTTCTACTCCAACTGCTGTCGGTGTGTTTTTTCAATCTACAATAGATATTCATAAAAAACGCCAAAATGCTTTAAGGGATAAAGATCAGAAGATGGAATATGCAGAACAACAACATCAAAAGGATCAAAACCTATTAAGAGATCAAATAAATAGTCAACAAAAACAGCTAAGGAATAGCTGGATTATTCTTGTGCTACTGGTTTTAATTATCGCAGGGTTACTATATATATTATTTTAG
- a CDS encoding CHAP domain-containing protein — protein sequence MKELYDSQIGVREVGGANRGSHVEMYLESVNLGPGYAWCAAFVSWVYQNVGIQNPLSGWVPSYALQRKRIYQKGKFEAKEPQKGDVFMIWYHKLNRPAHIGFIDEWNSTWIVTVEGNTNDNGSREGDGVYKKRRLKKQIWAVSDFIGSR from the coding sequence GTGAAAGAATTGTATGATTCTCAGATAGGAGTTCGCGAAGTTGGTGGCGCTAATAGAGGATCTCACGTAGAGATGTATCTGGAGAGTGTGAATTTAGGTCCTGGATATGCTTGGTGTGCAGCTTTTGTTTCTTGGGTTTATCAGAATGTAGGTATTCAGAACCCGCTCAGCGGGTGGGTACCGAGTTATGCATTACAGCGTAAACGTATTTATCAAAAAGGAAAGTTTGAAGCAAAAGAGCCACAAAAAGGAGATGTATTTATGATTTGGTATCACAAATTAAATCGTCCGGCACATATTGGTTTTATAGATGAATGGAATTCTACTTGGATTGTTACTGTAGAAGGGAACACCAATGATAATGGATCCAGAGAAGGCGATGGTGTTTACAAAAAACGAAGGCTCAAAAAACAAATATGGGCAGTATCTGATTTCATTGGTAGTCGGTAG
- a CDS encoding DUF4248 domain-containing protein encodes MESSQLKGTYFEGEQPIKLRAYYKHELAALYNVCTKTFSSWIHTYLEELQKFGYKKSTKLLRPEVVRFLFERLGEP; translated from the coding sequence ATGGAATCTTCACAGTTAAAAGGAACATATTTTGAAGGCGAGCAACCTATTAAGCTAAGAGCTTATTATAAACATGAACTAGCAGCTTTGTATAATGTATGCACCAAAACTTTTTCTTCTTGGATTCACACTTATTTAGAGGAATTGCAAAAGTTTGGGTATAAAAAAAGCACAAAATTACTACGCCCTGAAGTGGTACGCTTTCTATTCGAACGATTAGGGGAACCATAG